The following DNA comes from Myxococcota bacterium.
GCCGGTCGGGCGCCTGGCACCGGATTGCGCGCTGACCGCGCTCGACAGCGGTGAGGAGGTCGCGCTCGCTCCCGCGCGCGGCAAAGTGCTGTGGGTCGACTTCTGGGCGTCCTGGTGCTCCGCCTGCGTGGAGTCCTTCCCTTTTCTGATGGCCCTCGATCGCGACTACCGCGAGCGCGGGCTCGAGATCGTGGCCGTGAACCTCGACGAGAAGCCGGAGGAGGCGCGAGCGTTCCTCGCGCACTATGCGGTGCGCTTCGAGCTGGCGGCGGATCGCTCCCGGGAGTGCCCGCGCGCGTTTGGCGTCGCGTCGCTCCCGTCCGCCGTCCTGGTCGATCGCGGGGGCACGATCCGCTCCGTGCACCGGGGCTTCCACCCCGGCGACGCCGAGGCGCTTCGCGCGCAGGTGGAGTCGCTGCTGGACGAGGGCGAAGCGCCGGCGGAGCCGGCGGGTGACGACGAGCGGACGCGTGCGGGCGCGCGTTAGGCGGCGGCGCGTCGCGAGCCTGTGCGCGCTCGGCCTGGCCGTCGCGAGCTGCGCTCCGGTGGCGCCCTGGGATCGCGGTCGCCTCGCGAAGCCCCAGATGGCGCTCGATCCCGATCCGCCGGAGCGCGCGCTCCGCGACCACGTGCACGCGAGCCGCGAGGCGGCCGCCGGCGGAGAGATCGGCGCGGGCGGGGGCTGTGGCTGCGACTAGGAGCTGGATCGCTTCCCCGCTCAGCCCTTCCCTGCGCGCGCTGACCGCCGCAGCGCTGACTCTGCCGGGGATGATCCCCGGCCGCGCGCGCTCGGACGGAAGCGACGAGTTCTCGTTCCAGTACGGACGCTACACCGAGGGGGATCGCGATCTCTCGGGCGTCGACAGCGCCTACGACCCCATCCGCGTCGACAATCTGCTGGCGCGCGGCCGCTTCTCGCTCTTCGACCGGTGGTCGCTCGACGTCGAGTACGAGCAGGACACGTGGTCCGGCGCCACGCCGATCGCGACGGCGCCGCTCGTATTCGGCGGCAATCGGCCCACGTCGCCCGACGGCACGTCCGGCGCGACGCCCATCATCGAGGGTGATCTCTTCCTGAACTCGAAGTTCCAGCCGCTCGAGCTCGACGAGCACGGTGACCCGGCCGCTGCCAACCGCTCGCTCGTGCACACGCTCTCCTACGCCTCGCCGGAGACCCGCCAGCAGGTGGATGCCACGCTCCACTACACGTTCGACCGGGCCGAGCTGTCGATCGGCGGCGGCGGATCGTTCGAGAGCGACTACGACTCGGCCTGGGGCACGCTCGGCGGCGCCATGGAGTTCGACGAGGGCATGCTGCGCCTGGAGGGCAGCCTCAGCTACACGCACAACGAGACGCGAGCCGAGCTCAGCCACGATGCCGTGCCCTACATCGACACCAGCGCGTACCGGCACGAGGTCGAGATCTTCCCGTCCACCGGCAAGCGCGTCCTCTCGGGCGACAGCGACGAGGTGGGGCTGCGGCTCGGGCTCTCGCAGATCCTCGGCCCCAACACCGTGGTGAAGCTGGGCTTCGGTTACGCGCGCGCGTCCGGCTACCTCGAGAACCCCTACAAGGTGGAGGAGGTCGCGTTCATCGACCCCGCGCACCAGGTGCAGGCGCCGCCCGGCGGCTACTACGCGCAGGTGCACGCGCTGCTCGAGCAGCGACCGAACTCGCGCAACGAGTGGAGCGCCGACCTGCGACTGGTCCAGTACGTCGCCCGGGTCGATGCGGCCCTGCACCTCTCCTACGGGTTCTACGCCGACGACTGGGGCATCGACGCGCACACGTTCGAGGCGAGCTGGGGACAGCCGCTCGGCTTCGGCCTCACCCTGACGCCGCGCCTGCGCTTCTACTCGCAGGGGCAGGCGGACTTCTACCAGCCGTACCTGATCTCGCAGCAGGCGTACCGGACCATCGTCACGGACCCCGACACCGGCGACATCATCTCGATCACCCCGTTCGATCCGTCGCTGCTGCCGTCCCACTTCTCGAGCGACGAGCGACTCTCGGCCTTCGGCGCGCTCTCGGGCGGCGCGACGCTCAGCCTGCGGCTGCTCCCGGGCGTGCTGCTCGACGGCAGCTTCGAGTACACGGTGCATCGCGGCGACTGGCGGATCGGCGGCGGCGGCGAAGGCGGCTACAGCGACTTCGACTCGTACCTGCTGTCGGCGGGTCTCCGCTTCGACACCTCCGCGCTGCGCTCGATCGCGGCCGCCGAGGGCGTGTCCGAAGGCGCCTTCCACGCGGCGCACGGCCACTCGGGAGAGGCGCCCGCGGGCGTGATGCTCGCGCACATGCTCGGAGATGCCGGCGACTGGATGTTCGGACTCCGTTACGGCTACACGCTCCAGGACGGCAACGTGCTGCGGGGCACGCGCACGGCCGGCGACGCGGAGATCATCGCAGAGGGCTGCCACGACATCCCGTGCAGCACCGCTCCGAAGAGCATGACCATGCAGATGATCATGGTCGACGTCGGCTACGCGCCGACGTCCTGGCTGAACCTGATGCTGATGCCGTCCTTCGTCGCGATGGAGATGGACCTCGATCCGCTCGAAGGCGCCGTACCCGACGAGCACGGC
Coding sequences within:
- a CDS encoding DUF3570 domain-containing protein is translated as MAATRSWIASPLSPSLRALTAAALTLPGMIPGRARSDGSDEFSFQYGRYTEGDRDLSGVDSAYDPIRVDNLLARGRFSLFDRWSLDVEYEQDTWSGATPIATAPLVFGGNRPTSPDGTSGATPIIEGDLFLNSKFQPLELDEHGDPAAANRSLVHTLSYASPETRQQVDATLHYTFDRAELSIGGGGSFESDYDSAWGTLGGAMEFDEGMLRLEGSLSYTHNETRAELSHDAVPYIDTSAYRHEVEIFPSTGKRVLSGDSDEVGLRLGLSQILGPNTVVKLGFGYARASGYLENPYKVEEVAFIDPAHQVQAPPGGYYAQVHALLEQRPNSRNEWSADLRLVQYVARVDAALHLSYGFYADDWGIDAHTFEASWGQPLGFGLTLTPRLRFYSQGQADFYQPYLISQQAYRTIVTDPDTGDIISITPFDPSLLPSHFSSDERLSAFGALSGGATLSLRLLPGVLLDGSFEYTVHRGDWRIGGGGEGGYSDFDSYLLSAGLRFDTSALRSIAAAEGVSEGAFHAAHGHSGEAPAGVMLAHMLGDAGDWMFGLRYGYTLQDGNVLRGTRTAGDAEIIAEGCHDIPCSTAPKSMTMQMIMVDVGYAPTSWLNLMLMPSFVAMEMDLDPLEGAVPDEHGHHDHETGGVGDTALYALLRLYAASGHELHAGLGLSAPTGSVTEKDPRSHQQDNGYTHYGMQLGSGTWDFMPSLTYTGAWKRLSFGSQLSGIVRLEDENDSGYALGDVFQATGWAGFALTRWLTATARGLYTWQGSIRHDYDRRHSESGPMDFPSNYGGQYVDLGLGLAATGWGPLSGQRLALEWLQPLRDDVEGYQLERVGGLQIAWSLAF
- a CDS encoding DUF4266 domain-containing protein, with the translated sequence MRARVRRRRVASLCALGLAVASCAPVAPWDRGRLAKPQMALDPDPPERALRDHVHASREAAAGGEIGAGGGCGCD
- a CDS encoding TlpA disulfide reductase family protein, translated to PVGRLAPDCALTALDSGEEVALAPARGKVLWVDFWASWCSACVESFPFLMALDRDYRERGLEIVAVNLDEKPEEARAFLAHYAVRFELAADRSRECPRAFGVASLPSAVLVDRGGTIRSVHRGFHPGDAEALRAQVESLLDEGEAPAEPAGDDERTRAGAR